The DNA window aaaataattacacaACAAATTGTTAAATCTTATCATACAAAATGATGTGCACCATGTTAAATGTGACATTCTTTAGTAGTGTAATTTGGTTTGATGGATCAAATAAGACTGAGTTTTATGAATATTATTCGTTGGTGGGATAGATAATGTTTGATTCGGTTAATCTCTATCAATTTTCTTCTATGataaatttatcttggataatttcatatcaattcaattttgagtttagttaattttgattgcaaaattgTCCTAACTTCACCATTTGACTCTAGTACCAAATTATTTAAGGATGTGTTACATTATCTTCAAAGACTTAAATACCAACTGTACTAAATTGAATATTTAAGGATGTGTCACATTGTCTTCAAAGACTTGAATATCAATTGTTCTCCcttaattgaattgaatttgatTCATTTCTGACGACATTGTATGGATGTAATAAGAGCatttggtttttttatttttgctagAGAAAAGTATTAGATCAAATTCTTGAATTCAGCTAAAAAATATCTTGGCCATATGATGTTATTGCTTCTTACCTTTTTTAACTATCTGAATATGATTATTTTGAGCTTATATAATCCATGAGGGCACTCTCAGAGCAAAAGGGGGTTCGGATTTGGGACGAAGGCGGGGGGCGAGACTCAGTGTTGCAGTTCAAAGATCCGGGCCATGATCTGACCCGTCTTCAAGGCCCGCAGAATGGTTGGACAGCCCGGCCTCATCCAATTAGGTGCTGACACATGGAAACAACCTTTGCCGTAATCggattttttataatttttatttctataaaatGACACAAAACAGGGGAGCCTATTATTGCATCAGCACCATATTTctccaaaatcaataaaatagaGTAAATCAGCAAATTTAATATCTGCAGTGTCACTTAGTTGACAACAAAGACATAATCTATCTGTATAATCTAAAACTATATTGAAAATATATGATTCCAATTCGACGAAGATGGCGAAGCTGGAGATTCTTGAGCTTTTAAGATAGAAATCCATGGTTTCATCATAAAACCAATGATGATCTGAAGCTTAAAAAAAGATTTCCCCTATAGGTAATGTAAATGTAATGAGCGAAGAAACTTGTATAATTGATGACGAAGAATCCACAAAAGTAACATTATTGAGAACGTAAAGCGCTTACGAAGCATAAGATCGGGCGATATTGAGACTGAGATTATTAGTAAGATTTAGCGAAAATTGCAACTTCTTCTGCTGGATTTCCTGTCATCAAGCATTTCTTTGCCCCTTCCGGCTGTTCAAAGGGAAAACATCGAATGGTTGCCCCTGTTTCTTCTTTCACCTTCAGTTCCTCACTGTCACTGTATAAATCAACAATGTAGCTTGCCTTTAGACAAAAGAAAAGTAATCTTAACATTTGAGAATCGGATAGGTAGCTGTACGAGAATGACAAGTACCTGGCTGACCAAGGACCTCTTGCCCATTTGCCTTGAGCAATTGCCTCTTTAAGCTCACTGTAGGAGCTCACATCAACGATGTTGCTAAATAAAAACGTTTAGCGTCAGAATCAGTTGAGCACCATAAAACTAAAAGGCAGGGATCAAATGGAAAATCGATGTTATTTTTCCTCAGTCAAGCTACTCAATATCACTTGAAAATTGAACAATCGGGAAGGACAAAAAAATTGCAGCAACATCACAAATCGGATACACGTTTAAATTTTAGTATGTGAGAACTCAAGCACGCAAATGCACAATTTTATGTCATATCTACTAGCTTTGTGATAGAACATACCTATCTCGGAATGATTTTGCACTTTCGAGAAGAGATGACTGAACCTCATCCAGCATGCCTTTCACATAAGCCACCAAGGCAGACGATTCCATTGATATACCAAAAACTTTCCCTTGTTTTCCAGGAATATCTCTTCTACAAACAACCACACTCCCATTTGAAACATCTCGAGGCCCAATTTCAATCCTCAATGGTACACCCTAGATCAAAGTAAGATATATTATAATAAACCCCATCTTtccatataaaaaattattgtgaAGAACACTAAAATGCTCCAGTTTCATCTTAATAATGGAACAGGTAAAACTCTTAGTCATATTCAAACATCGAATGTAACTTAAAACAGACATAAGAAAATCCTAAAGCGATTTGCCAAATGATGCCTTATTTTGAATGACATAGTCATGATACAAAGTGGTGACAAGAATTTACCTTCATTTCCCAGAAGTTGAACTTCCAACCTGGTGTTCTATTTTCAGCATCGTCAAGTTTAACCTTGATTCCTGCAGCTTGAAGAGTTTCCTTCACAGATGAGGCAGCACCCAGAACTCCAGCCTTTTCGTCAGCCTTCTTCCATATTGGAACTACTACAACCTGAAAGCATCCAATGGAGAAAATATAATTCGCTCCAAAATATAAGCATGTGAAAATTAAAAGGACCGGCCTAATGTATCTTACAGTAGTCAAGAATCCCAGAAGAAAATAGTTGATAAAGTAATCTTCAGATAAAAGATAGTACACCAGTTACAGAGTTACCTAGATGCAAGGGAAGAATGAATTTATCCATGTACGGCGATTGGTTCATATTTAATCTATATTTCATAATGAACTCAAGCACCCAAAGAGTTATGAGGCATACATATCAGGGGGTAAATTATAACAATGAGAATAGTGAATAGTGACGCAAGCTGCAAAAGGTGCAATAAAAAAAACCTGTATTGGGGCTAGGTTTGGGGGAAGCATCAATCCTGCGTCATCGCCATGAGTCATGATAATACCGCCAATAAACCGGGTGCTAATTGCCCATGAAGTTTGCCACACATGCTGCCTTTCACCATTTTCATCCATGAACTGAGAATGCACCCATTTTATCAGACAGTTGAATTTCCAGCATATTGCATATGCGGGGAAGCAAATGCTTTCACATGTTATACAAGAAGCCTATTGTTAAGAAAttgcttttttgaatttgatgacAAACCGTAATAGCTGCAGTCCTCATGCACAATGATTTTGCCAAAAAATTACAATTTGAAAAGAAGCATAAAATTATGTACAAAGTAATTGTTGCAGGTTGGAATGCAAGAACAAGTATAAAACATGCTGAACAATAATGTTCTCCGTGAAGTACTATAGAAAAGGCCCTTTAACCAAAATAACGACATTAAGTGAACATTGAAAGGAGATGCTCCAGGAAGTCTTTAATAAGCAGCTAACAACCTGTGTCCCAAATGCACGTGAAAAATTCTGCCCAAGGTTGTGGCTAGTTCCAGCTTGCAAAGCTTTTTGGTCACCCATCATCGCTTCAATGGTATAGGTCTTTGAGGCACCGGCAAAGGTCTCCACCTTTGATTTACGACCCACAACAACAGGTATTGCAGCTTGCTCATAGGCAAATTTTGTGTACACATCAATCATCTGCATTGCCTGCAGTTCTACAGCATGGAGTTCATTAGCCGCAAGCCTGAATATATCAAACCATCTATCCAGTATACCAGTTATATTTAACAAAGAGGAAATTAACCTCCGCTTCTGCCTCCTCGGGACTGGCATGAGCTGTGTGACCTTCCTGCCAGAGAAATTCCAGAGTTCTCACAAATGGTTTAGTGCGCATTTCCCATCTTGTCACATTTGCCCACTGAAACAAATTGAACAGTTAAATTAGAGACGGCTATGCTCCTCCTGACTGTAAAGGAAACAGGTGCACAAAAACCTGGTTGATCATTAGTGGAAGATCGC is part of the Salvia splendens isolate huo1 chromosome 6, SspV2, whole genome shotgun sequence genome and encodes:
- the LOC121808476 gene encoding proline--tRNA ligase, chloroplastic/mitochondrial-like — its product is MGALTLRLPSLTSLSLPRYHFCRQLCTPLRSVSAAKFSVQSSTVEKEIAATPPEIEPASQKPRLQPEKDRVITPRSQDFNAWYLDIIANAELADYGPVRGTMVIRPYGYAIWEAIQDYLNVKFKETGHSNMYFPQFIPYSFIEKEASHVEGFSPELALVTVGGGKELEEKLVVRPTSETIVNHMFTQWIHSYRDLPLMINQWANVTRWEMRTKPFVRTLEFLWQEGHTAHASPEEAEAEAMQMIDVYTKFAYEQAAIPVVVGRKSKVETFAGASKTYTIEAMMGDQKALQAGTSHNLGQNFSRAFGTQFMDENGERQHVWQTSWAISTRFIGGIIMTHGDDAGLMLPPNLAPIQVVVVPIWKKADEKAGVLGAASSVKETLQAAGIKVKLDDAENRTPGWKFNFWEMKGVPLRIEIGPRDVSNGSVVVCRRDIPGKQGKVFGISMESSALVAYVKGMLDEVQSSLLESAKSFRDSNIVDVSSYSELKEAIAQGKWARGPWSASDSEELKVKEETGATIRCFPFEQPEGAKKCLMTGNPAEEVAIFAKSY